The Culex pipiens pallens isolate TS chromosome 2, TS_CPP_V2, whole genome shotgun sequence DNA window GAAAGTTTGTTTTCCTGGCAAGATGTGTGTTGTAATAGAGCGGTTTGTGGCTTAGTGGTTCGTTCGGAGTTTAACCGAAATGGGCTTCTGGTAAACATGTTTACACTGATGTTCGCTTTGGTCATTGTACTGAACGGTTTTGTAACAATGCGGTAGCGGCTCGAGAAGTAAACATGCATACACTTTATGAAAACGTAAAGGTCCTCTTGTTATAAAATAAACTAACATcatgaatgataaaaaatcagaaaatttgcccctcctcgtggacaatttccatacaaaacaaatctttttttttattgaacgtggacaatcgtttttttaaatacttttttcacaaaaaaatatgaattgttAAAACTCTTTCCATAGTAggtaaaaactaaataaaaagaaaaatgtaaacttttttttactgaggaaattttctacaactttcttttttaaagtttgacaatCGGATAAATGGTTGCAGATATGGCAaagtaatatttatttaaatgaatattttagttgttttttttttgttaatcctattcaatattaaattgaaatatattaaacataatttatccAAATTTTGATCCGGATTATAAGAcacatatgagcaactctctacgagaTCGGCAACTCTCAAACTTTGCTATGCtcaaagctattttgtgtcattggttctcccataacgtcatgattcgaaatccggacacttagtagcatatcattttcgttatagctggcaaaaaatcatgtaataagttggaaatgaagaaatatcatcaggatgtagtattaacagtcagtttaaagataatgtatgcaaaatatgtcttttctaacaatttttcatcagaatttgaaaattaaaatgactggttgtgcttcgaatcctggacactgataaaagctgattcgaaatccggacacttttgcttcgaattccggacactcgtttttccTAATGAAtctcacaaatttggactgaaatgttagtgaatggcattctttaggtctcaaataagctgttaacatcaaatcaattgatagtttatataaaaatttgctagaatttaagaaaatcaaaaccataaatttctgctttgccttctcggtgcttcggacgcctatttcacgtgaaatgtttcacatttttggtaatcttataattttattttattgttttgacattaactacagcgttcaaacaaactttaaatgaaaattgatgttagttttcatcaaataacacagttttgacattcataatgcgaacttatatccaaataattgataaaacaaaatgtagtgtccgggtttcgaagcgtccgggaattcgaatcatgacgttacaagtctccatacaattttggcagctgtccatacaaaaatgacacgtaaatatttgaatatcTGTAACttatgaatgaattttctgatcaatttggtgtcttcggcaaagttgtaggtattgttgaggactattgagaaaaaaataggtatacggaaaaaaaattgaagatttttttattaacatttttttcacaaaaaatcaatttcccaaaatacgcattttttattttcgaggttttttgatatgttttgggggacaaaaacccgcaacttttgagctatagagaagtatggtcaaaaatctgtccccgagttatgattttttgaaaaaatagtaatttttggaaaaaatcgaagttttatgcaaaaacaagtttgacattatgttttaagcaaaattgaatttacaatcgaaaagtattttacagattttttgaaaaaggctccgttttcaagatatagccaccaaaattttgattttagcgaaatatttgcagtttatcgatttttaaaaaaagtgaccatgagcgaccattcctaaaaatattttttttgaaaagttcagaaaatttgctatgaaattgtctaacagacattgaagattggacctctggttactgagatacagccgctttaagaaagagaaacacgaaaattgaagttttctaagtctcaccaaaacaacccacgattttctaatgacgatatctcagcaattaatggtccgattttcaatgttaaaatatgaaacatgcgtgaaattttccgatcttttcgaaaaaaatcttttgaaattttttaaatctagactaacattttaaaagggctaaacattgaatattacgcccattcaaaaaatacaaattgctcatatattttgttcaaaagctCATGGAAACAATCTCATGCGCCTGAATGTGAgcaaaaatagtaatatttaaATTCAAGTTTCATCTAACGTTTTTTAAGTGTGtttaaaacgttcaaattttacattagttGGAAAACTATGAAAGTAGCAaccctttacaaaaaaaaatcagtggctAACCATATTTCAATTTATgcaataaaattcatttaaaaaaaatggttatgcattttttttaattttttgaatagaaTTTATTCAaacccatttttaaacattatcaTTTTCTATTTAAATGAAGGAAATGATCAACAAACACatctaatttaaaataaatcaactaatagaggtatataaaaaaatatttcaaaattttaaaattaaactttatttttgaagagatcaacaaccccccccccccccccccccccttacccCTTAGCTTTGATTAGAGTCGAgggtaaacttcaaaaaatatttgcaacgacctaagAGCTTTTCTTttaagaagtatttttaaaatgcaaaaaacgtGATGAATtcgataatttatattttggctataacttgaatacGGAACAATTTatcacaacaaaatttaaagtgcTTTaggattgcaaattcgattttgctttaaaattattttaattatttttttatccagTTATTTTatagtcccttaaaacatatcaaaaatattcaaaaattgaaaaataaatatgttgggaattaattttttagtaatgaaaagataaataaaaatcgtttttccgTATATTTACATTCCGAAAAGTcccaatcataacctacaacattgccaaagatcgatcagaaaattccttctcaagatacagaatttcatatattaacacacccattttgtatgaccagtccccaaaattgtatagagtgttgtatggaaaaactaaagatgcaaaatggcttctttgacaCAGAGAATGCGTGGACAAtgttttatccaaataaaaaatataaatttaatcgCGAAAAAATGCGAACTattagagaattacccaattgacTTTtgcctaaattttattttttctatgacAACATTATCACTTTATCATTAGATTGAAAGTGATCTATCAAGTTCCCACAAACAAATGTTCAACTCAATTCAGTTTAATTGGTGAATAATAGATATACCATTTGATAATTTTGCGCTCATAACAGACTTTTGGTAGCCCTTTCAGCTAAGTTTTACTTCACATTTATTTTGATACTGTTAGACTAATAGATTAGTTTTAACAAGAgtaggaaaaaatcaaaaaaaacacttactgAAAGTAAAACAAATACCAATTGGCTAATATAGGAATAATTCCTTTAAtgataattgttttaaaaaattatatatttttaaatgccctaaatcaaaatttcaataaattaagttttttttttgacatcacTAGAACAGCGAAGAAACCTATTTGAGACACTTTTGCACTACCATTTGCCtccattaaataaaaaaaaaacttgatcacTCAAGGACAAACACCTTAAAGTATTAAACTTAATATTTCGATGAATCTCCAATTCCAGAAAATTCTGTCAATTACCGTAGCCCCACAACACGGTAGGTAGTTGTACCAGCATAATTCGCCGCAGCCACAACAAAAATGCACGCGATCTTCGGCGATCGTCAACCAACTCTCCACTCTAACACTCTCTCTCACACCCTCTCGCGCTCAAGAAATGGCGGGAATTTTCTGGTAGTGTGGTTCGAAAAGAGGCGAAATAAATATATAAGATGCACGTAACGGCACCGAACCAGCGCCAGTTCGAGTCGCGAAGTGAAACGATCAACCTCTCGTGATCAACGACAATATTTGATTCGGTGAAGACAGTGAAGTGATTCGTCGTCTGAGGAAAATTTGGCAAGGacaatccatcgaaaaaaaaaacaaatcaaacgaaCATGCATTTCGCAAACTCCCGGTGGTTCGGCTTCGGTGTAGCGGTGATCCTGGGACTGCTGGTGGCCACGTGTCCCGGCGAGGCCAAACCGGTGGACGTGTGGGACCAGCTGACGGCCGAGGGTGGCAAGATGTTCTACAAAATGTTGGAATACCTGAGTGATTACGACGAGTTTGACGATGGCCGACACCAGAAGCGGGAGGGTTCGGCTCCGCTGCAGACCAGCAATCGGGTCGAGCAGCCAGCCGGAAGTGGTGTCAAGAATGAAAAGTGCAAACTTCCGCTGCGGAAGGGAGTGTGCCGGGCGCTGCTGCCACGGTGGAGGTGAGTTGATGAGATGGGGGGGAAATGTGGCATTTGCATGCAAATGTGCAGATGCATGTGGTACAAGTGGTGAAAGTTGGTAGCAATGATAGTTTGCTGACGTCTTGATGAAATAGGAAGTAACATGTGATATGGACTGTTTGGAGTGTTGTGAAGAGAAGATGTTTTGATGCGTGAAGTGAAGGCTTGATTAAAATAAGGAAAATCATTTCATGGAAAAAGTGAATCTTAAGACAATTTAGTTGATTTCcactccaatttttgttttgttttgtcatTTTCTTGTTTCACTTTTGGATTTCGATCAAACCAAAAGTCCTCATATTCTTGAAAAAGTTTTGACCATAACTTCCCAATTTTGTTTCTGCATTTTGCCTAGCGTAacgagaaaatatgtttttttaataagctTGAGctcattactttttttttcttatgcaaATATGAGCCAAATGAGGTTTTTCTGAAGGATATTGGCACGAATACCTATCTAATTCTAtttgagaaaaagaaaaaggaagATGATAATAGGGTTTTGAAATGCTTTGagacaaggtttttttttctcaaattatggCTATGACATCAGTTTTTTGTTAatgattgcatttttttgtttgtcatggAAAAACTACTTCTATTGTAAACTAGTTATTCGCCTTTAGAACCAAATTAGGACTTTTATgctgctaaaaaaaatcaaatttaaggaCCACAGCACACTTGAGGTCCGTCcgtccaaggtccgtttttcgatgtCTCATGAAGCAGTTTGCATCAAtcgttttccatacaaatctacatgcaattttgggggctggtcatacaaaatgggtaggtaaatatatgaaattctgtatcctGAGAGGagaatttctgatcgatttagttTGTTCGGCAAAGTCAGGACGTTTCGGAAAAAATAAGTagaggagagtggggagacttaatcccctttttttgtatcgcacataactctgtcaatttctcacaaactttgaactttttgcatgaattgaaagcttaaacattcaactatgtttggctgataagggtatttcatcagataaactcttcgaatcatgccaagcgttttaaaaaaatattttaaaccggcattttcaaaatgttgggggtaatttgatccccctttcaacatttttaagaaatcttaagcaaaatgtttcttattcttcCAAActgttaattttctataagttacagcaatttcacatgaaacctgtacgtttgtgttcaaaatgtaacaagtttagcatgcaaaatatttaaaaacttaaaattttcttttttagaccaaaattgagcatgtttacaaaagctggtaattttt harbors:
- the LOC120414560 gene encoding kunitz-type serine protease inhibitor taicotoxin, with protein sequence MHFANSRWFGFGVAVILGLLVATCPGEAKPVDVWDQLTAEGGKMFYKMLEYLSDYDEFDDGRHQKREGSAPLQTSNRVEQPAGSGVKNEKCKLPLRKGVCRALLPRWRYDPESKSCHEFTFGGCDGNANNFMTYEKCMDTCKGV